Proteins found in one Micromonospora sp. WMMD1082 genomic segment:
- a CDS encoding MFS transporter, with the protein MDPAVTTPATPPTRPNPSRAVLAARNGVAVVFALNGLAVATWFARVPAIRDGLGLSPGRLGLLLLAMSLGAILAMPTAGLVTQRLGAARAVALSTLLVALGLTIIGVSADIVGSLPGVAVGLFALGYGSGSCDVAMNIEGAAVERRLGWTVMPRFHAAWSLGSVAGAGLGAGAARLGVPVAVHLGVLAALVLGGTLLGARAFLPAEPAAAGTSAGRRSRLLAAWREPRTLLIGLLVLAAAFAEGSANDWLAVAFIDGYGFSEAAGAAVFGVFVVGMTVGRTLGTVALDRWGRGPVLSTTILLAVVGASLAVLAGSGPVAVVGVVLWGVGASLGFPVGMSAAADEEEHAHVRVSVVAVIGYTAFLAGPPLLGLLGDHVGTLRALLVVPLLLLPTLFLVPAARPPAAGGTGAPARAGSADPDA; encoded by the coding sequence GTGGACCCCGCCGTCACCACCCCCGCCACCCCGCCGACCAGACCGAATCCGTCCCGGGCGGTCTTGGCCGCCCGCAACGGCGTGGCGGTGGTGTTCGCCCTCAACGGGCTGGCCGTCGCGACCTGGTTCGCCCGGGTGCCGGCGATCCGCGACGGGCTCGGCCTCAGCCCCGGCCGCCTCGGCCTGCTCCTGCTCGCCATGTCCCTCGGCGCGATCCTCGCCATGCCCACCGCCGGGCTGGTGACCCAGCGGCTCGGCGCGGCCCGCGCGGTGGCGCTGTCCACCCTGCTCGTCGCGCTCGGGCTGACCATCATCGGAGTGTCCGCCGACATCGTCGGTTCGTTGCCCGGGGTGGCGGTGGGTCTGTTCGCCCTGGGCTACGGCTCCGGCAGCTGCGACGTCGCGATGAACATCGAGGGCGCCGCCGTCGAACGCCGGCTCGGGTGGACGGTGATGCCCCGGTTCCACGCCGCCTGGAGTCTCGGCTCGGTGGCCGGCGCCGGCCTCGGCGCCGGCGCCGCCCGGCTGGGTGTGCCGGTCGCCGTCCACCTCGGCGTGCTGGCGGCGCTGGTGCTCGGCGGCACCCTGCTCGGGGCGCGCGCGTTCCTGCCGGCCGAGCCGGCGGCCGCCGGAACCTCGGCCGGCCGCCGGAGCCGCCTGCTCGCCGCGTGGCGGGAGCCACGCACCCTGCTCATCGGCCTACTGGTGCTCGCCGCGGCGTTCGCCGAGGGCAGCGCCAACGACTGGCTCGCGGTGGCCTTCATCGACGGCTACGGCTTCAGCGAGGCGGCCGGCGCGGCGGTCTTCGGCGTCTTCGTGGTCGGCATGACGGTGGGCCGCACCCTCGGCACGGTGGCACTGGACCGGTGGGGACGCGGCCCGGTGCTGAGCACGACCATCCTGCTCGCCGTCGTCGGCGCCAGCCTGGCGGTGCTCGCCGGCTCCGGCCCGGTCGCGGTGGTCGGCGTCGTGCTGTGGGGCGTCGGCGCCTCGCTCGGCTTCCCGGTGGGCATGAGCGCCGCCGCCGACGAGGAGGAGCACGCGCACGTGCGGGTCAGCGTGGTCGCGGTGATCGGCTACACCGCGTTCCTCGCCGGTCCGCCGCTGCTGGGCCTCCTCGGTGACCACGTCGGCACGCTGCGGGCGCTGCTGGTCGTACCGCTGCTCCTGTTGCCGACCCTGTTCCTGGTTCCCGCGGCCCGCCCGCCCGCTGCCGGCGGCACGGGGGCGCCGGCGCGGGCGGGCTCAGCGGACCCAGACGCGTAG
- a CDS encoding MBL fold metallo-hydrolase, with translation MVEFHHLAGRVWLCPGDPEPELVQAGVAVIADERGSVLVDAGQSPTHAREIRSALHAAGLPAPRWLVYTHHHWDHVWGACAWPDVEIVGHVTGAELLRAEASRPWSTRYLREEVLRDRRLGPSFRARALAVDSWDELTVLPPTRVFTDEVALPTGVLVRHVGGRHAPDSTVVVVPDSGVMLLGDSWYPPPLHLRAPDDEPDLALVGRLLADDIGWYVSSHSPPMTLAQARAAIAG, from the coding sequence GTGGTCGAGTTCCACCACCTCGCCGGGCGGGTGTGGCTCTGCCCCGGCGACCCGGAGCCGGAGCTGGTGCAGGCCGGCGTGGCCGTGATCGCCGACGAGCGGGGCAGCGTCCTGGTCGACGCCGGGCAGAGTCCGACGCACGCCCGCGAGATCCGGTCCGCGTTGCACGCCGCCGGCCTGCCGGCACCCCGCTGGCTGGTCTACACCCACCACCACTGGGACCATGTCTGGGGTGCCTGCGCCTGGCCCGACGTGGAGATCGTGGGTCATGTCACCGGTGCGGAGCTGCTGCGCGCCGAGGCATCCCGCCCGTGGAGCACCCGCTACCTGCGCGAGGAGGTGCTGCGCGACCGCCGGCTCGGGCCGAGCTTTCGGGCCCGCGCGCTCGCCGTCGACTCCTGGGACGAGCTGACGGTGCTGCCGCCGACCCGGGTCTTCACCGACGAGGTGGCGTTGCCGACCGGCGTGCTGGTACGCCACGTCGGCGGCCGGCACGCGCCGGACTCCACCGTGGTCGTGGTGCCCGACTCCGGGGTCATGCTGCTCGGCGACAGCTGGTATCCACCGCCGCTGCACCTGCGCGCGCCCGACGACGAGCCGGACCTGGCACTGGTCGGGCGGCTGCTGGCCGACGACATCGGCTGGTACGTCTCCAGCCACAGCCCGCCGATGACCCTCGCGCAGGCCCGCGCGGCGATCGCCGGCTGA
- a CDS encoding class I SAM-dependent methyltransferase → MTPYIADADAWQESWDRQQEAYLPDREHRFTTMLDAVDAIRDTAPPRLLDLAGGTGTISLRALRRFPDAEVTLVDLDPALLALATASLGDRAAIVSADLGKPDWPAALPHRRYDAVLTATALHWLPADRLATLYAEIRDLLRPGGLLVNADHMPDDALPELTKRLLARAEERRTARYAAGAVPSWSQWWDQAAQDPVLRPLVEQRQVIYPSGHSPEWTPPVSWHLDALTDAGFREVGTLWRGGADAAVVAVR, encoded by the coding sequence ATGACTCCTTACATCGCCGACGCCGACGCCTGGCAGGAGAGCTGGGACCGGCAGCAGGAGGCGTACCTGCCGGACCGGGAACACCGGTTCACCACCATGCTCGACGCCGTCGACGCCATCCGCGACACCGCGCCGCCCCGCCTGCTCGACCTGGCCGGTGGCACCGGCACCATCTCGCTGCGCGCCCTGCGCCGCTTTCCCGACGCCGAGGTGACCCTGGTCGACCTGGACCCGGCCCTGCTCGCCCTCGCCACCGCCTCGCTCGGTGACCGGGCCGCCATCGTCTCCGCCGACCTCGGCAAGCCGGACTGGCCCGCCGCCCTGCCGCACCGGCGCTACGACGCCGTCCTCACCGCCACCGCGCTGCACTGGTTGCCCGCCGACCGGCTGGCCACCCTCTACGCCGAGATCCGTGATCTGCTCCGGCCGGGTGGCCTGCTGGTCAACGCCGATCACATGCCCGACGACGCCCTGCCCGAGCTGACCAAGCGCCTGCTCGCCCGCGCCGAGGAACGCCGAACGGCCCGGTACGCCGCCGGCGCCGTGCCCTCCTGGTCACAGTGGTGGGACCAGGCGGCGCAGGACCCGGTGCTGCGTCCACTCGTGGAGCAACGCCAGGTCATCTACCCCTCGGGCCACAGCCCGGAGTGGACGCCCCCGGTCTCCTGGCACCTCGACGCCCTCACCGACGCCGGCTTCCGCGAGGTCGGCACGCTGTGGCGCGGCGGCGCCGACGCCGCGGTCGTCGCCGTGCGCTAG
- the paaI gene encoding hydroxyphenylacetyl-CoA thioesterase PaaI, producing the protein MFDADVASNRLGIELVSAADGAAVARMRITEDMVNGHRIAHGGFVFLLADTAFALACNSHGPATVAAGADIAFVRPARQGDLLVARATERTRYGRSGIYDVTVSRAGGEVVAEFRGQSRVLRPDPAPGVGDPGAGSGAPAGEHG; encoded by the coding sequence ATGTTCGACGCCGACGTCGCGTCCAACCGGCTCGGCATCGAGCTGGTCAGCGCCGCCGACGGCGCCGCGGTGGCCCGGATGCGGATCACCGAAGACATGGTCAACGGTCACCGCATCGCCCACGGCGGCTTCGTGTTCCTGCTGGCCGACACCGCCTTCGCGCTGGCCTGCAACAGCCACGGCCCGGCCACCGTCGCCGCCGGTGCCGACATCGCCTTCGTCCGCCCGGCCCGGCAGGGGGACCTGCTGGTCGCCCGGGCCACCGAGCGCACCCGGTACGGCCGCAGCGGCATCTACGACGTCACGGTGAGCCGCGCGGGCGGGGAGGTGGTCGCGGAGTTCCGTGGACAGAGCCGGGTGCTGCGGCCGGACCCCGCCCCCGGCGTCGGCGATCCGGGGGCGGGGTCCGGCGCACCGGCCGGCGAGCACGGCTGA
- a CDS encoding dienelactone hydrolase family protein translates to MAHVALFHPVYGRRPAVLDAADRLRAAGHQVHAPDLYGVPAVDSVEEGFALLSRIGQQTVLDRARASLDELPPDTVLAGLSMGAGVAGALLAERPDTAGLLLLHGTGGAPAAVRPGLRIHLHLADPDAYDPPDEVDQWQREMTVAGADLVVHRYPGVGHLFTDPTLADHDPAAAQLTWSRVLAFLA, encoded by the coding sequence ATGGCACATGTCGCGCTCTTCCACCCCGTGTACGGGCGGCGGCCCGCCGTGCTGGACGCCGCCGACCGGCTGCGCGCCGCCGGGCACCAGGTGCACGCCCCCGACCTGTACGGGGTGCCCGCCGTCGACTCCGTCGAGGAGGGGTTTGCCCTGCTGAGCCGCATCGGCCAGCAGACCGTCCTCGACCGGGCCCGCGCGTCGCTCGACGAGCTGCCGCCCGACACCGTGCTCGCCGGGCTCTCGATGGGCGCCGGGGTGGCCGGCGCGCTGCTGGCCGAACGCCCCGACACCGCCGGCCTGCTGCTGTTGCACGGCACCGGTGGTGCCCCCGCCGCGGTCCGGCCCGGCCTGCGGATCCACCTGCACCTGGCCGATCCGGACGCGTACGACCCGCCCGACGAGGTCGACCAGTGGCAGCGGGAGATGACCGTGGCCGGTGCGGATCTCGTGGTGCACCGCTACCCCGGGGTGGGGCACCTCTTCACCGACCCGACCCTGGCCGACCACGACCCGGCCGCGGCCCAGCTGACCTGGAGTCGGGTGCTGGCCTTCCTGGCCTGA
- a CDS encoding LuxR family transcriptional regulator — protein sequence MASDVDSTPLVGRADLVATVRAALLDDVAPGNTAAVFLTGESGVGKTRLLREVGERLSDGGALVLTGSCLDIGDASPLHPLRQALRRLDADLAAPTAASVRALLGVFAEDRAGPDGAGALLERVSRGLSVIAGGRPVVLVLDDLQWVDRTTRQLLLYLLAGLGDLQLSVLAAVRSESLQGAHPLRRVLTELRRLRSVRVLDLAPLDRAGTEELAAALVRRPLAAEAAEQLWRRSGGNPFVVEELSRDLRDGRDGLSDTLREVFLSRVDDLPQPAHRAVHAVAAGVEPVEHWLLARVVALPEHELLDAVKAAVSHRLLVSSHDGYRLRHRLVAEVLEGELLPAEWAVLHRRYAEALTSAPEELHQARLAHHWRLAGEPERALPAAVAAAEEAERLYGYAEAHRHWSVAVELAGGLAGADRAALLGHAAEAAHHCGEYARALALLEELANADTDLPACELHIRRARYLAAAGRSALAEVEYQQALDVADCTPRQRTTAAARLAELLLQLGRYAEAGQRAREALALAEQVDGAITEVVLASAALGFSEAYRQDPDAGLAVLRRALATAERAGRPEDVALAYLHLAELLTGPLNILEEGVVVARRGAERVAELGLGRSYETRLLAIATNGLFRVGQWAEAEKVVAAALRHRPSGADAVELLLARCRLSVGYGDAEAANRDLDAVATILAGGGARHVIPLLTLRAGMAMWQGRHDLARHAVQRGLTETRSDDLVILAVLVWHGLRAEAEAHASRTVAVDENAVRRLREIADRVAGRSERAARPVRYVVDGYLALCAAEVSRLDGAEPELWGRAAAEWDHRNHPYPAAYSRLRQAEALLASRRKAATAGKLLRRAYQAAQALGAVPLTDEIRTLAGRARVQLEERGPGTVTPDGSGAEELAALTAREREVLAAVAEGLTNREIGQRLFISERTIGVHVSHIFDKLQVRTRVQASAIFLRSRA from the coding sequence ATGGCCAGCGACGTGGACAGCACACCGCTCGTCGGTCGGGCCGACCTGGTGGCGACGGTGCGCGCCGCGCTGCTCGACGACGTGGCGCCGGGTAACACGGCGGCGGTGTTCCTGACCGGCGAGAGCGGGGTGGGCAAGACCCGGCTGCTGCGCGAGGTGGGGGAGCGACTGAGCGACGGGGGTGCCCTGGTGCTCACCGGCTCCTGTCTGGACATTGGCGATGCCTCGCCGCTGCACCCGCTGCGGCAGGCGCTGCGTCGCCTCGACGCCGACCTGGCCGCACCGACCGCCGCGTCGGTCCGCGCGCTACTCGGCGTGTTCGCCGAGGATCGGGCCGGCCCGGACGGCGCGGGTGCGCTGCTGGAGCGGGTCTCCCGTGGGCTGAGCGTGATCGCCGGAGGGCGCCCGGTGGTGCTGGTGCTGGACGACCTGCAGTGGGTCGACCGGACGACTCGCCAGCTGCTGCTCTACCTGCTCGCCGGCCTCGGCGACCTACAGTTGTCGGTGCTGGCGGCGGTGCGGTCGGAGTCCCTGCAGGGGGCGCATCCGCTGCGCCGGGTGCTCACCGAGCTGCGTCGCCTTCGCTCGGTGCGGGTGCTCGACCTGGCTCCGCTCGACCGGGCCGGCACCGAGGAACTCGCCGCGGCGCTGGTGCGCCGCCCGCTCGCCGCCGAGGCGGCCGAGCAGCTGTGGCGGCGCAGCGGGGGCAACCCCTTCGTGGTCGAGGAACTCTCCCGGGATCTGCGCGACGGGCGCGACGGGCTCTCCGACACCCTGCGCGAGGTCTTCCTGTCCCGGGTCGACGACCTGCCCCAGCCCGCCCACCGGGCCGTGCACGCGGTCGCCGCCGGGGTGGAACCGGTCGAGCACTGGCTGCTCGCCCGGGTGGTCGCGCTGCCGGAGCACGAGCTGCTCGACGCCGTGAAGGCGGCGGTCTCCCACCGGCTGCTGGTCAGTTCCCACGACGGCTACCGGCTGCGCCACCGGCTCGTCGCCGAGGTGCTGGAGGGCGAGCTGCTGCCCGCCGAGTGGGCGGTGCTGCACCGTCGCTACGCCGAGGCGCTGACCTCGGCACCCGAGGAGCTGCACCAGGCCCGGTTGGCCCATCACTGGCGGCTGGCCGGCGAGCCGGAGCGGGCGCTGCCGGCGGCGGTGGCCGCCGCCGAGGAGGCGGAGCGGCTGTACGGCTACGCCGAGGCGCACCGGCACTGGTCGGTGGCGGTGGAGCTGGCCGGCGGGCTGGCCGGCGCCGACCGGGCGGCCCTGCTGGGCCACGCCGCCGAGGCCGCCCACCACTGTGGGGAGTACGCCCGCGCGCTGGCCCTGCTGGAGGAGCTGGCCAACGCCGACACCGACCTTCCGGCCTGCGAGCTGCACATCCGCCGGGCCCGCTACCTGGCCGCCGCCGGCCGTTCGGCGCTGGCCGAGGTGGAGTACCAGCAGGCCCTCGACGTCGCCGACTGCACCCCGAGGCAGCGGACCACCGCCGCCGCCCGGCTGGCGGAGCTGCTGCTGCAACTCGGCCGGTACGCCGAGGCGGGCCAGCGGGCGCGGGAGGCGCTGGCCCTGGCCGAGCAGGTGGACGGCGCGATCACGGAGGTGGTCCTGGCCAGTGCGGCGCTGGGCTTCTCCGAGGCGTACCGCCAGGATCCGGACGCGGGCCTGGCGGTGCTGCGGCGGGCGTTGGCCACCGCCGAGCGCGCCGGCCGTCCGGAGGATGTAGCGCTGGCGTACCTGCACCTGGCCGAGCTGCTCACCGGGCCGCTGAACATCCTCGAAGAGGGGGTGGTGGTGGCCCGGCGGGGCGCCGAGCGGGTGGCCGAGCTGGGGCTGGGCCGTTCCTACGAGACCCGACTGCTGGCCATCGCCACCAACGGGCTGTTCCGGGTGGGGCAGTGGGCCGAGGCGGAGAAGGTCGTCGCGGCGGCGCTGCGGCACCGCCCCTCCGGCGCGGACGCGGTCGAGCTGCTGCTGGCCCGCTGCCGGCTCTCCGTCGGCTACGGCGATGCCGAGGCGGCCAACCGGGACCTGGACGCCGTGGCGACCATTCTGGCCGGTGGCGGGGCCCGGCACGTCATCCCGCTGCTCACCCTGCGTGCCGGGATGGCGATGTGGCAGGGGCGGCACGACCTGGCCCGGCACGCCGTGCAGCGGGGCCTGACCGAGACCCGCTCCGACGACCTGGTCATTCTCGCCGTGCTGGTCTGGCACGGGCTGCGGGCCGAGGCCGAGGCGCACGCCAGCCGCACGGTCGCGGTCGACGAGAACGCGGTACGCCGGTTGCGCGAGATCGCCGATCGGGTGGCCGGCCGGAGCGAGCGCGCGGCCCGGCCGGTGCGCTACGTGGTCGACGGGTACCTCGCGCTGTGCGCGGCCGAGGTGAGCCGCCTCGACGGGGCGGAACCGGAGCTGTGGGGGCGGGCGGCGGCGGAGTGGGATCACCGCAACCACCCGTATCCGGCGGCGTACTCCCGGCTGCGTCAGGCCGAGGCGCTGCTGGCGAGCCGCCGCAAGGCTGCCACGGCCGGCAAGCTGCTGCGCCGGGCGTACCAGGCGGCGCAGGCGCTCGGCGCGGTGCCGTTGACCGACGAGATCCGTACGCTCGCCGGGCGGGCCCGGGTCCAGCTGGAGGAACGTGGCCCGGGGACGGTGACGCCGGACGGGTCGGGTGCCGAGGAGCTTGCCGCGCTGACCGCCCGGGAACGCGAGGTGCTGGCCGCGGTGGCCGAGGGGCTGACCAACAGGGAGATCGGCCAGCGACTGTTCATCAGCGAGCGGACCATCGGCGTGCACGTCTCGCACATCTTCGACAAGCTCCAGGTGCGTACCCGGGTCCAGGCGAGCGCCATCTTCCTGCGTAGTCGCGCGTAG
- a CDS encoding DUF5995 family protein, protein MSDCGEPVWGPVQRDIVDLLADHPSDVPAVVDHLTKLQDMLVRLPPLMESCPLADFNKLYLTITTSVLDGLYADRFVDPVFLSRLDVEFAARYFDALRMWSDSSPSTPRAWSCLFERMRGPDARPLPSAAAGVNAHINFDLPFALVTTFDHLESEPVDGSDQHRDYLEINKIFADKIPGLRRGYLEQWQLLIDMLNGDIDDWYQGELIGYTRDVAWRNAQRIWRCRHDPHQHERERRRLDDTAAALGRLLLSPLGAFLQ, encoded by the coding sequence ATGAGCGACTGCGGCGAGCCGGTCTGGGGGCCGGTGCAGCGGGACATCGTCGACCTGCTCGCCGACCACCCGAGCGACGTGCCCGCCGTCGTCGACCACCTGACCAAGCTGCAGGACATGCTGGTCCGACTGCCTCCGCTGATGGAGAGCTGCCCGCTGGCCGACTTCAACAAGCTGTATCTCACCATCACCACCAGCGTGCTGGACGGGCTCTACGCCGACCGGTTCGTCGACCCGGTCTTCCTGTCCCGGCTGGACGTCGAGTTCGCCGCCCGCTACTTCGACGCGTTGCGGATGTGGAGCGACTCCAGCCCGAGCACGCCGAGGGCCTGGTCGTGCCTGTTCGAGCGGATGCGTGGCCCGGACGCCCGCCCGCTGCCCTCGGCGGCGGCCGGCGTCAACGCGCACATCAACTTCGACCTGCCGTTCGCGCTGGTCACCACGTTCGACCACCTGGAGTCCGAGCCGGTCGACGGCAGCGACCAGCACCGCGACTACCTGGAGATCAACAAGATCTTCGCCGACAAGATCCCCGGTCTGCGCCGGGGCTACCTCGAGCAGTGGCAACTGCTCATCGACATGCTCAACGGCGACATCGACGACTGGTACCAGGGCGAGTTGATCGGGTACACCCGGGATGTCGCCTGGCGCAACGCGCAGCGCATCTGGCGGTGTCGGCACGATCCGCACCAGCACGAGCGCGAGCGCAGGCGGCTCGACGACACGGCCGCTGCGCTCGGTCGGTTGCTGCTGTCGCCCCTCGGGGCGTTCCTGCAGTAG
- a CDS encoding low temperature requirement protein A yields the protein MTLLELFFDLVYVVALALISQNLADDISWTMAVQALILLAAVWWTWTITTLVTDLYDPDRTEIKALIVTVMFGVLLMTTAIPKAFGDRGLVFAASYVAIHLGRGVFLLLTVRSDPHIRRRAVRILSWFAVSAVPWIIGAFVSDDARLALWLLALGIDYLGLRLAYPVPGLGTVPTAHRRLTADHLSERYQQFYTIALGDAILVMGMAYSERHSHAENSIALVVAFVTTLLLWRVYVHKAGELLPLAIQTARNPSHFWNTAPYTHLLMVSGVVTTAAGFKLVLQELPARTPPAWAAIILGGPALFLIGRAFFEREVFSRVSPSRPGGVLTLLIAAPAVLFLPPLSASVAAMLVLAGVALSDFRRSHGRPPEAPSPP from the coding sequence GTGACGCTCCTGGAACTCTTCTTCGACCTCGTCTACGTCGTCGCGCTGGCGCTCATCTCGCAGAACCTGGCCGACGACATCAGCTGGACCATGGCCGTCCAGGCGCTGATCCTGCTGGCCGCGGTGTGGTGGACCTGGACCATCACCACCCTGGTCACCGACCTGTACGACCCCGACCGCACCGAGATCAAGGCGCTCATCGTCACGGTGATGTTCGGGGTGCTGCTGATGACCACCGCGATCCCCAAGGCGTTCGGCGACCGGGGGCTGGTCTTCGCCGCCTCGTACGTCGCCATCCATCTGGGACGCGGGGTGTTCCTCCTGCTGACGGTGCGCAGCGACCCGCACATCCGGCGGCGGGCGGTGCGGATTCTCTCCTGGTTCGCCGTGTCGGCCGTGCCGTGGATCATCGGCGCCTTCGTCTCCGACGACGCCCGGTTGGCGCTCTGGCTGCTCGCCCTCGGCATCGACTACCTGGGACTCCGGCTGGCCTACCCGGTGCCCGGGCTGGGCACCGTGCCCACCGCCCACCGCAGGTTGACCGCCGATCACCTCTCCGAGCGGTACCAGCAGTTCTACACCATCGCCCTGGGCGACGCGATCCTGGTCATGGGCATGGCCTACAGCGAGCGCCACTCGCATGCCGAGAACAGCATCGCCCTGGTCGTGGCCTTCGTCACCACCCTGCTGCTGTGGCGGGTCTACGTGCACAAGGCCGGAGAGCTGCTGCCGCTGGCCATCCAGACCGCCAGGAACCCGAGCCACTTCTGGAACACCGCCCCGTACACCCATCTGCTGATGGTCTCCGGGGTGGTCACCACCGCCGCCGGCTTCAAGCTGGTGCTGCAGGAACTGCCGGCGCGGACGCCACCGGCGTGGGCGGCGATCATCCTGGGCGGGCCGGCGCTGTTCCTGATCGGCCGGGCCTTCTTCGAACGGGAGGTGTTCAGCCGGGTCTCGCCGTCGCGCCCCGGCGGCGTACTGACCCTGCTCATCGCCGCGCCCGCGGTGTTGTTCCTGCCGCCCCTGAGCGCCTCGGTCGCCGCCATGCTGGTCCTCGCCGGAGTGGCGCTGTCCGACTTCCGGCGCAGCCACGGCCGGCCGCCCGAGGCCCCCTCGCCGCCGTGA
- a CDS encoding helix-hairpin-helix domain-containing protein, whose translation MGESFGNWLILLVALLAGLAVGWVLLRGRRGEPPAPTTGTASDANAEETESTPAATGAAPATVEPTATEPATVEPATVEPAATAPASASSDAAEPTPAIVTEPADTTVEPVAVDAVAAPQPGEPVVAPVDAGPPADAAPVDAEPAAVLDGPAADATAEPRPAVATPPVRPTAAPEPVAPAAVETVAPAEPVSAEPVSAAAATDDFRRIQGVGPKMAAALHSAGIRTYQQLAELDEAALRETVKGAGLRATASLVTWSQQAKVLAAQADGDA comes from the coding sequence GTGGGCGAGTCCTTCGGGAACTGGCTGATACTGCTCGTAGCGCTGCTGGCGGGTCTGGCGGTGGGCTGGGTGCTGCTGCGCGGCCGGCGGGGTGAACCGCCCGCGCCGACGACCGGGACGGCGAGCGACGCGAACGCCGAGGAGACCGAATCGACCCCGGCCGCCACCGGCGCCGCGCCGGCCACCGTCGAACCGACGGCCACCGAACCCGCGACCGTCGAGCCCGCGACGGTCGAGCCCGCAGCCACCGCGCCCGCGAGCGCGAGCAGCGACGCCGCCGAGCCGACGCCGGCCATCGTCACCGAACCGGCCGACACCACCGTCGAGCCCGTGGCGGTGGACGCGGTGGCGGCGCCGCAGCCCGGCGAGCCGGTCGTCGCCCCGGTCGACGCCGGGCCGCCGGCCGACGCCGCCCCGGTCGACGCTGAGCCGGCCGCCGTCCTCGACGGACCGGCCGCGGACGCGACCGCGGAGCCACGCCCGGCGGTCGCCACCCCGCCGGTGCGGCCGACGGCCGCCCCCGAGCCCGTCGCGCCGGCCGCTGTCGAGACCGTGGCGCCGGCCGAGCCGGTGTCCGCCGAGCCGGTGTCCGCCGCGGCCGCGACGGACGACTTCCGGCGCATCCAGGGCGTCGGGCCGAAGATGGCCGCCGCGCTGCACAGCGCGGGCATCCGGACCTACCAGCAGCTGGCCGAGCTGGACGAGGCCGCGCTGCGGGAGACCGTCAAGGGCGCCGGGCTGCGCGCCACCGCCAGCCTCGTCACCTGGTCCCAGCAGGCGAAGGTGCTGGCCGCCCAGGCCGACGGGGACGCCTGA
- a CDS encoding NAD(P)/FAD-dependent oxidoreductase: MASRPPHVLVIGAGTGGLCLAHGLRRAGISVAVYERHRGRGEGLLGYRVGIGPTGSRALRDCLPPELFEIYLATCARSPRHFNVLSQRMRYTASFPLRPDTHPVDTERSVARMTLRQVLLTGMEDVVHFDRTFTRYEQHDDGTVTAHFADGGTATGDLLVAADGTHSAVRRQYLPHAAIRDAGTINIATRVPLTARTRALLPDSVQRGISLIFGTGGVMGVLHVMEFKWDRDGRLKPDTAPADAALLADWPGLRHDPTRDNINLIVWSTARRFPPDIMRRRGTELIQVALELTANWHPHLRELLSLADPDSALPITVSTSEPVPPWKSSTVTLLGDAIHTMTPGRGVGANTALRDANLLRRQLILATGGEKTLVQAVADYEAAMVPYGFARVADSLARSGTNGDDRMYQPVFGRLALFGARGYFRVTSRVPRLRRKFVDDFYTYRGEQD, translated from the coding sequence GTGGCATCCCGACCACCGCACGTCCTGGTCATCGGCGCGGGCACCGGTGGCCTCTGCCTGGCGCACGGGCTGCGCCGGGCGGGTATCAGCGTCGCCGTCTACGAACGGCACCGCGGCAGAGGCGAGGGGCTGCTCGGCTACCGCGTGGGCATCGGTCCCACGGGCAGCCGGGCGCTGCGCGACTGCCTGCCGCCGGAGCTGTTCGAGATCTATCTGGCCACCTGCGCCCGATCCCCCCGACACTTCAACGTGCTGAGCCAGCGAATGCGTTACACGGCGTCCTTCCCGCTGCGGCCCGACACCCACCCGGTCGACACGGAACGGTCGGTGGCCCGGATGACGCTGCGCCAGGTGCTGCTGACCGGGATGGAGGACGTGGTCCACTTCGACCGCACCTTCACCCGGTACGAGCAGCACGACGACGGGACGGTCACCGCCCACTTCGCCGACGGCGGCACCGCCACCGGTGACCTGCTCGTGGCGGCGGACGGCACGCACTCCGCCGTCCGCCGCCAGTACCTGCCGCACGCGGCCATCCGGGACGCCGGGACCATCAACATCGCCACCCGGGTACCGCTCACCGCGCGCACCCGGGCGTTGCTGCCCGACAGCGTGCAGCGGGGCATCTCGCTGATCTTCGGCACCGGCGGGGTGATGGGCGTGCTGCACGTGATGGAGTTCAAGTGGGACCGTGACGGTCGACTCAAGCCGGACACCGCCCCCGCCGACGCCGCGCTGCTCGCCGACTGGCCGGGGCTGCGCCACGACCCCACCCGCGACAACATCAACCTGATCGTCTGGAGCACCGCCCGGCGGTTCCCGCCGGACATCATGCGGCGCCGCGGCACGGAGCTGATCCAGGTGGCCCTGGAGCTGACCGCCAACTGGCACCCCCACCTGCGGGAACTGCTCAGCCTGGCCGACCCGGACAGCGCCCTGCCGATCACGGTGTCCACCTCGGAGCCGGTGCCGCCCTGGAAGAGCAGTACGGTCACCCTCCTCGGTGACGCGATCCACACCATGACGCCCGGCCGGGGCGTGGGGGCCAACACGGCGCTGCGGGACGCGAACCTGCTGCGGCGGCAGCTGATCCTCGCCACCGGCGGCGAGAAGACCCTGGTACAGGCGGTGGCCGACTACGAGGCGGCGATGGTGCCGTACGGATTCGCCCGGGTGGCCGACTCCCTGGCCCGCAGCGGCACCAACGGCGACGACCGCATGTACCAGCCGGTGTTCGGGCGGCTCGCGCTGTTCGGTGCCCGGGGATACTTCCGGGTCACCAGCCGGGTGCCCCGGCTGCGGCGCAAGTTCGTCGACGACTTCTACACCTACCGAGGTGAACAGGACTGA